From a single Candidatus Effluviviaceae Genus V sp. genomic region:
- a CDS encoding DUF3372 domain-containing protein: NHTHASGTAEMSVFDKIVPGYYHRLNMDGFVETSTCCQNTATEHYMMERFMVDDVVHWATDFKIDGFRFDLMGHHMKSNMVKVREALDALTMEKDGVDGEAIYVYGEGWDFGEVQGGRRGVNATQHNMAGTGIGTFNDRIRDAVRGGSAFSDRRDRGFATGQTDRMAMLRAADRIRVGMAGNLKNYRFTDATGRPVMGSFDGVGYALDPQEALTYVSAHDNETFFDKIQYAAPSSASMDDRVRMQMVAMSVTAFTQGIPFFHAGVDMLRSKSMDADSYNSGDWFNKLDFTYQSNNFGVGLPIAEKNRDRWNIIRPILGNEEITPGPSHISMTVEHMKEILAIRKSTPLFRLRTGDDVRSRVAFWNTGRDQVPGLIVMSVSDEVEGKPDLDPEHRSLVVVVNAGSQGVSFQDDAFEDRAFVLHPVFTESNDAVVRGAEYESNGTFVVPGRTTAVFVEPE, encoded by the coding sequence CAACCACACCCACGCGAGCGGCACGGCCGAGATGTCGGTCTTCGACAAGATCGTCCCCGGCTATTATCACCGCCTCAACATGGACGGGTTCGTCGAGACGAGCACCTGCTGTCAGAACACCGCGACCGAGCACTACATGATGGAGCGGTTCATGGTGGACGACGTCGTCCACTGGGCGACCGACTTCAAGATCGACGGGTTCCGCTTCGACCTCATGGGGCATCACATGAAGTCGAACATGGTCAAAGTCCGTGAGGCGCTCGACGCCCTGACGATGGAGAAGGACGGCGTCGACGGCGAGGCGATCTACGTCTACGGCGAGGGCTGGGACTTCGGCGAGGTGCAGGGCGGCCGGCGCGGCGTCAACGCGACCCAGCACAACATGGCCGGGACCGGCATCGGCACGTTCAACGACCGCATCCGCGACGCCGTGCGCGGCGGGAGCGCGTTCTCCGACCGGCGCGACAGGGGCTTCGCGACGGGGCAGACGGACAGAATGGCCATGCTCCGCGCGGCCGACCGCATTCGGGTCGGGATGGCCGGGAACCTCAAGAACTACCGGTTCACCGACGCGACCGGTCGGCCCGTGATGGGCAGCTTCGACGGCGTCGGGTACGCGCTCGACCCGCAGGAGGCGCTGACCTACGTCTCGGCGCACGACAACGAGACGTTCTTCGACAAGATCCAGTACGCGGCGCCCTCGTCGGCCTCGATGGACGACCGGGTGCGCATGCAGATGGTCGCGATGTCGGTGACGGCCTTCACGCAGGGCATTCCGTTCTTCCACGCGGGCGTGGACATGCTCCGCTCGAAGTCGATGGACGCCGACAGCTACAACTCGGGCGACTGGTTCAACAAGCTCGACTTCACGTACCAGTCGAACAACTTCGGCGTCGGGCTCCCGATCGCCGAGAAGAACCGCGACCGGTGGAACATCATCCGACCGATCCTCGGCAACGAGGAAATCACGCCCGGTCCTTCGCACATCTCGATGACGGTCGAGCACATGAAGGAGATCCTGGCAATCCGGAAGAGCACGCCGCTCTTCCGCCTGAGGACCGGCGACGACGTGAGGTCGCGCGTCGCGTTCTGGAACACAGGGAGAGACCAGGTCCCGGGCCTCATCGTGATGAGCGTCTCGGACGAGGTCGAGGGGAAGCCGGACCTCGACCCGGAGCACCGCTCGCTGGTCGTCGTGGTCAATGCGGGCTCGCAGGGCGTCTCGTTCCAGGACGACGCCTTCGAGGACCGGGCGTTCGTGCTCCATCCGGTCTTCACCGAGTCGAACGACGCGGTCGTCCGCGGCGCCGAGTATGAGTCCAACGGCACGTTCGTCGTGCCGGGCCGGACGACGGCGGTCTTCGTCGAGCCGGAGTAG
- a CDS encoding MFS transporter has translation MSDRRAIRSWCLYDWANSAFATTIMAALFPPFFRSLATRAGMASADATATWGYTTSAALVLVALSAPILGAVADVSGSRKRLVGLFAGLGILATALFATLGSEAWLPAAFLFIAGNIGFAGGNVFYESLLPHITTPETIDDVSARGFALGYLGGGILLVLNLLWVMFPDRFGMPGESFAIRASFISVAVWWGAFSVPFFRDVPEPRLEGIRLPRGGVLPEAWGRLRTTFSELSNYRHLFVFLIAFWIYSDGIGTIVRMATAYGDEIGIGLNDMIGALVLTQFVGVPCSLLFGRVASKTGPKPAVLVGLTVYAVISVAAYFMSTAAHFYALAIGVGVVQGGTQAVSRSLFGSMVPRHKAAEFFGFFSTSSKFAGIAGPFIFGLVGQLAGTSRMGIVSVAAFFIVGALLLGRVDVDAGRAAARRAEEAAAS, from the coding sequence GTGAGCGACCGGCGCGCCATACGGTCGTGGTGCCTGTACGACTGGGCGAACTCCGCCTTCGCCACGACCATCATGGCGGCGCTCTTTCCGCCCTTCTTCCGCTCGCTGGCCACGCGCGCGGGGATGGCCTCGGCGGACGCCACCGCTACGTGGGGCTACACCACCTCCGCGGCGCTCGTCCTCGTTGCGCTCTCAGCGCCCATCCTGGGCGCCGTCGCCGACGTCTCGGGCTCGAGGAAACGGCTGGTCGGCCTCTTCGCAGGCCTCGGTATCCTGGCGACGGCCCTTTTCGCAACGCTCGGTTCGGAGGCGTGGCTCCCCGCCGCGTTCCTCTTCATCGCCGGGAACATCGGGTTCGCCGGCGGCAACGTCTTCTACGAGTCGCTTCTCCCGCACATCACGACGCCTGAGACCATCGACGACGTCTCGGCCCGCGGCTTCGCGCTGGGGTACCTGGGCGGAGGCATCCTGCTCGTTCTGAACCTGCTCTGGGTCATGTTTCCCGACCGGTTCGGGATGCCCGGGGAGAGCTTCGCCATCCGCGCGTCGTTCATAAGCGTCGCGGTCTGGTGGGGGGCGTTCTCGGTCCCGTTCTTCCGGGACGTGCCGGAGCCGCGGCTGGAGGGCATCCGTCTTCCGAGAGGCGGGGTGCTGCCCGAGGCGTGGGGACGCCTTCGGACGACCTTCAGCGAGCTCTCGAACTACCGGCATCTCTTCGTCTTCCTCATCGCGTTCTGGATCTACTCGGACGGCATCGGGACCATCGTCCGGATGGCGACGGCGTACGGCGACGAGATCGGCATCGGCCTGAACGACATGATCGGGGCGCTCGTGCTCACGCAGTTCGTGGGGGTGCCGTGCTCACTCCTCTTCGGACGGGTCGCCTCGAAGACCGGGCCGAAACCGGCGGTGCTCGTGGGGCTCACGGTCTACGCCGTCATATCGGTCGCCGCGTACTTCATGAGCACAGCGGCGCACTTCTACGCGCTGGCGATCGGCGTGGGCGTCGTCCAGGGCGGCACCCAGGCCGTCTCCCGGTCGCTCTTCGGTTCCATGGTGCCCCGGCACAAGGCCGCCGAGTTCTTCGGCTTCTTCAGCACGAGCTCGAAGTTCGCAGGCATAGCAGGGCCCTTCATCTTCGGGCTCGTCGGACAGCTCGCCGGCACCAGCAGGATGGGCATCGTGTCGGTTGCGGCCTTCTTCATCGTGGGCGCGCTGCTCCTTGGACGCGTCGATGTCGACGCGGGGCGGGCGGCGGCCCGGAGGGCCGAAGAGGCGGCCGCCTCGTAG